DNA sequence from the Halorussus sp. MSC15.2 genome:
CCCGTCGGAAGCACGAACAACTTCAACGACGTGTCCGTGACGGGTCCCGCTGGCGAGGCGAACGTCTACGTCGCGGGCGACTCGGGCAAGGTCTACTACAGCTTCGAGAACGGGGAGTCCCAGACGTGGAACTACGTCACGCCCGGTAGCGGGTCGGGACTCTCGGCCATCGACTTCCACGACGTGAAGTCCGGCCACGTCGTGGACACCAACCAGAAAGTGTTCCAGACGACCGACGGCGTTTCCTACGACGACATCGGCATCGCCGACGCGAACGTCAACTTCTACGGCGTGGACAGCGACGCCCGCGACGACGTGTGGGTGTCGGGCGGCGGCGGCATGGTCTTCCACTGGGACGGTGCCAACTGGACGCCGACCGACCTCGGCGACGCCGGTCTCCGCGACGTCGAAGTCACCGACGACGACCGGAACGGCTTCACCGTCGGCGGGGGCGGCAAAGTCTTCGACCTGACCGACGGCAAGTGGGCGCAGGACGCCACGCCGACCGGCCAGAACCTGAAGGCGGTCGTCCGCGGCAGTCCGAACGTCGCCGTCGGTGCCGGCGGGACGGTCGTCGAGAACTGAGCGGCGATTGCCCTCGCGGAGTCGAACGCTCGCGACAGGCCCTCCGACTCCAGTGTCGCTCCTCGCTCTCCGCCGGATAGGATTACCACCGACCAATAATTTTTAGTCGACGGCTACCATATACACCTACTGGAAGGTGGTTTCATGCTCGGGCAAATCCAACTACCTAGTGGTAACGCCGGAGTACCGAACGCATCCTACTACGACCTCGCTCTCGTCTTCCTTCCGATGCCGCTGCTGGTCGGTCTGCTCGCCGGGAAACTGTTCGGCGTCGCGTCCCAACTCAGCGTGTCGGCGGGCGCGGTGCTGTCGGCGATTGCGCTCGCTCATCTGCTCTTCCGGAACCCGCCGACGCGCCGCGGTCCGCGCGGACAGGTCGGCGGACCCTCCGCGTGAAACTGCTGATTCTCCTGCGTGAGAGTCGACGGCCGCTCTGCGCGAGAACCAGTAGCCGCTCGACACGACGGACGGTAGTCGGTCCGCGTGAGAATCGATGGTCGTTCGAGTGATAGTACGTGACCGGCGAGCGGACGCGGACGCTTATCGCGCGGTCGGCGTGATGTTGTCGCCCATCATCTGCTTGACCTGCATGGCGGCGCTCGCCGCGAGACCTCGGGCGACCTCCGCCTCCTCGTGGGTTTCCAGGTTGTCCCCGTCGAAGTCGTCGATGCTGGGTTTGAACCCGGCACTCACGGGGTGGCCGACCGGCGGTTGGACCGACACCTGCGCCTGCGGTCCGTTGCCGTCGTCGGCGACCTTCGACCCGACGACGTACTCGTCGGGGAGGAACTCGCGGGTCCGGGTGGCGATGTCGGTGATGCTGTCGCGAAGCGACTGTTTCTGCTCGGGGGAGAGGTCCGGAACGTCGGCGTTCGCACGTTTCCCGGCCTGCGTCTTGCCGGGGACGCCCGCGTAGGGGGTGTTTCCGTTCATCGGTCTGACGACGATAGTTAGGTCCCGACGTTATAAAAGCTCTCGGCTTCGGCAGACTCTGGCACGGTTCTCCACCACGAGCGAGTCCGCTCAGCAAATCGGCTCGCTCTCGCCGTAGACGGCCACGACGACCGCCGTCGCGTAGACCCCGGCCTCGGCGTCGATGCTCGCGGTCTCGACGCGCTCGCCGGTGAACGTCCACTCGCGCAGTTCCCGCCCGGCCGCCAGACCGGTCCGGACGCGCTCGGTCACGTCCTCGGGGTCGGTCTCGCCCGCGGCCTCGTAGAACAGGCCCGGTCCCTCCTCGCTCGCGGTCCACCCGAGCGCGGCGGAGACGTGGCCCGGTCCGGCGCGTGTCGCGCGCGCCTGCACGACCGTCAGGCGCTCGCCGGCCGGTCCGAGGTCCGGGGCCGTGCCGACCGCCTCGACCTCGGCGTCGGCCGGAATCATCGACGAGACCGCGACGAGGTTGTAGTTGTGGAGGTTGGCGTCCGCGAGGGCGGCGTCGTACGAAGACATCTCCGTGGGACCGGTCCCGGTCCCCCACGCGACCCGAATCGTGCTCATATCTAGTGTGAATCACCGGGCGAGGTAAGGGATTGCGATTTTCGGTCTAGTCGCGGACTCGGCAGTGAGGTCACTCACCACCGAGTCCAGTCAGAGGTTCGGTTGTTCGACGGTCTCGGTCCAGAACTCGTCGCGGAGGTATCGCTCCTCGACCGGGCGGTGGCCGAGGGACTTCGCGACACGGCCGAGCGTGGCCCAGAGCAGTCGCTGGACGGCCGGGGGTCCGACCGCGACTCTCGTACCGTCTCGGAGGTACTCGGTCATCACGAGTCCGTAGAGGAAACTCGGCTCGCCGTAGTCGCCGCCCGAACCGAACGCCCCCTCGTGGTCCAACCCGGCGACGGTGAGTTGCGTTTCGAGGGTCTTCGCCCACGGAAGGTCCACGTAGAAGGCGACGAAGTCGTCGGTGTCGTTCCGGAAGTAGTGTTCGCGCCCGGGCCGGACGGTGTGCTCGTCGCCGGGTTCGAGACGGCGGGGGTCGCCTTCCTCGACGACGGTCAGTTCGCCTTCGACCGCGCGGAACTGCTCCTCGTCGGCGGTGTGGACGTGTGGGGGGAACTCGGTCGCGTCCGGCGACAACCAGACCAACATGGCGGGCGACTCGTCGGCGTCGTCGGGCCACCGCAGGGGAGCCATCCACATCCCGGTCCCGGGACTGGACGCGAGCGGGTAGGGCGAATCCGCGAAGAGGTCGGCGGCGGCCCCGTCGGGGTCGAGTTCGAGCGCGGGTCCTTCGGTCGGTGTGCCGTCCTCGTCGAGGGGACGCCCGGTCGTGAGCGAGTCCATGCTCGAAAAAGTCAGCCCGAGGACATAACTCTCGGGGAATACTTTGCGGGGCACGCCGGGTGAATCAACGAGTATAACCTGCGCGCACCCTCACCCCGAACCAACGGAGACCCCTTCATGACAATCAGATTCGTGACGAGCAACGAAGGTAAGGTCCGAGAGGCGCGCGAGTACCTCGACGACGACGTGGAGCAGGTCAACTACGACTACACCGAGATTCAGAGCGACGACCTCGGCGAAATCGCGGTCGCCGGGGCGAAGGAGGCCTTCGCGGAGACCGGCGGGGACGACCCCGTACTGGTGGACGACGCGGGCCTGTTCGTAGACGCGCTCGGCGGGTTCCCCGGACCGTACTCCTCGTACGTCGAGGACACCGTGGGCGTCGAGCGCGTCTGGAATCTCGTCGAAATGGAGGAGAACCGCCGGGCGCAGTTCCGGTGCGCGGTGGCCTACTACGACGGCGAGACGGCCGAGACGTTCGACGGCGCGGTGCCGGGCCGCATCGTCGCGCCGCGCGGCGAGGGCGGGTTCGGCTACGACCCTATCTTCGAACACGAAGGGGAGACGATGGCCGAGATGAGCACCGAGCGCAAGAACGCGATTTCCCACCGCGGGCGGGCACTGGCGAAGTTCGCGGACTGGCTGGCCGAGGACTGAGCGAACGACGCCTCTAGCGGTCGCTCAGTCCGAAATCGCCTGCGTTCCGTCGGAGGACGCCGACCGACAGCCCCGTTCCAGTTCGAGGACGTTCAGGTCGCCGTCGAGGGTCACCGACAGCATCTCGTCGTCCAGCGGAATCTCGACCAGTATCTGCCACGGGTCCTCCGAGAGGATGGTCGTCTGTTCGTCGCTGACGCACCACGCGAGGTCCCAGTACGGCGTCGTACACAGGTCCACGCCGTGTTCGCGGTGGAACGTCACCACGTCCGACTGGTCGAGGAGCGAGAGTCCCACCGCCGAGTAGAGTTGGTGGTGACACTGCTCGCACTCGTGGTCCACTCGCACCTCCAGTCCGAGGAAGTCCTCGTCGTCGCGGGTAATCGCGGTGGACATCCGGCCGTTGCACTCCGGGCAGACGCCGTCGGCCGCGAGGCAGTGGAGGTGGCGCACGCGCTGGTTGAACGCGTCCATTATCTCCTCGCGGGTGCGGTCGTTCAGTCCGCCCGGCGGGAAGGGGTAACAGCCGTGGTTCTTCCCGCACTCCTTGCACTCGATGGCCAGCATCTCGTCGTCGTAGTACGCCTGTAGTCCGCCGTCGCAGGTCGCACAGGTCCCCTGCACGTCGAACGGACCCATCTCGGGGTGTTCGTTGAACGACCCGGCGAGGATGGCCCGGACGACCTTCTTCCCGGCCTGCCTGAAGTCGTACCCGTCGTCGGTCTGGACGACGAAGTGGTCGGTGAGCTGCTTGAGGTGGTAGTTGAACTGGGCGCTGTCGCGCATGCCGACCTCGCGTCGAAGCTCCGAGAAGTTCACCGGGCGGTCCGAGGCCTTCCAGAGCGCCTCCAGAATCGACAGTCGCGTCTCGTTGGCGATGACCGAGAACGCCTCGGCCGGGGCCACGCAGTCCTCGCAGTCCCGAATCGTGGACTCCTCGGCGTCGAGGTCCGCGTTCGGCCCTGTTGTTCCGCTCATACGACGAGATGCGGTCGCATCCGGCTAAAGTGTTGCCTTAATCGCATTTTTGTTGCGTTTCTTACTATTCGGCGGAGATGCGCCGTACCGTCAGCAGGCCGGTCTACGGCCAAAACTTGTTTACTCGAAGCGGTGGTGGTCCCTCGAAGAGCGATGCTGCTGGAACGGGTCGCGTCGGGAGGCACTCTCCGTCGGCAACCGACCGAGAACGAAGGGGTCGGACGCGTCCCCGACGAGCGTGATTCCGCCGACCGGGACCGTCCCGACCGTCGTAACTGTGCACGGTAGGAACCGTCCCGACACCCGAACGAGAACAGTAGGTTTATCAGTCGTTCGGGGCGAATCTTCCAGTAGAATTACTTCAGGAGGTCAACTTTGACAGGAAATTACGCCCAACCGGAGGTGAATATCGGACTGGTCGGTCACGTAGACCACGGAAAGACGACGCTCGTGCAGGCGCTTTCCGGCGAATGGACTGACCAGCACTCCGAGGAGATGAAGCGTGGCATCTCCATCCGGCTCGGGTACGCAGACGCCACGTTCCGGCAGTGTCCCGGTCTCGACGAGCCGGAGCGATACACGGTAGACGAGACGTGTCCGGACGGCAGCGAGAGCGAACCGCTCCGCACGGTGTCGTTCGTGGACGCCCCCGGACACGAGACGCTGATGGCGACGATGCTCTCGGGCGCGGCCATCATGGACGGCGCGGTGCTGGTCGTCTCGGCCAGCGAACCCGTCCCGCAGGCCCAGACCGAGGAGCACCTGATGGCGCTCGACATCATCGGCATCGACAACATCGTCGTCGCCCAGAACAAAATCGACCTCGTGGACCGCGAGCAGGCCCAGCGCAACTACGAGGAGATACAGGAGTTCGTGGAGGGCACCGTCGCCGAAGACGCGCCGGTCGTCCCCATCTCCGCCCAGCAGGAGGTCAACATCGACCTCCTGATGCAGGCCATCGAGGAGGAGATTCCGACGCCCGACCGCGACCCCGACGCGGACCCGCGGATGCACGTCGCTCGGAGTTTCGACATCAACCGTCCCGGCACGACGTGGGACGGTCTGATGGGCGGCGTCCTCGGCGGCAGTCTGGTCGAGGGGAGACTCACGGAGGGCGACGACATCGAACTCCGCCCCGGCCGCGAAGTGGAGGAGGGCGGCGAGACGCGATGGGAACCCGTCGAGACCGACGTGCGCTCGCTTCAGGCGGGCGGCGAGACGGTGGACGAAGTGACGCCGGGCGGATTGCTCGGCGTCGGGACCGGTCTCGACCCCAGCCTCACGAAAGGCGACGCGTTGGCGGGACAGGTCGCCGGGACGCCCGGTACCCTCCCCCCGACGTGGAACAAGTTCACGATGGAGGTGGACCTGCTCGAACGCCTCGTCGGACTCGACGACCAAGACATCGACGACATCTCGACCGGCGAACCGCTGATGCTCACCATCGGCACCGCCACGACGGTCGGGTCCGTGACCAGCGCGCGCGAAGGCGAGTGTGAGGTCGCGCTCAAGCGACCGGTCTGCGCACCCGAAGGTGCCCAGATAGCCATCAACCGCCGCATCGGCGCACGCTGGCGACTCATCGGAGTCGGCACGCTCACCGAGTAGCATGGTCGTCACGGTCGCCATGGACACGAGCGCGCTCATGATGCCGGTCGAGTCGGACGTGCGGTTGTTCGACGAACTCGACCGACTCCTCGGCACCTTCGAGTGCGTCGTCCCCCGCGCCGTCTGCGACGAGCTGTCGAAGCTCGCGGAGGGCGCCGGAAAGGAAGCCGTCGCAGCGAGCGTCGGTGCGGACTTGGCGGCCGAGCGATGTCGAACCGTCGAACACGAAGCATCGTACGCAGACGACGCGCTTGTCGAACTCGCCCCCGAGTTCGACTACGTCGTCACGAACGACGGTCCCCTCAAGGGGCGCCTGCTCGACGCGGACGCACCGGTAATTCATATAAGGGGCCGGAACAAACTCGCAATCAGCAAACCTTAGCATGTACAAACGGGTTAGACTCAAAGATACGGTCGAGGTACCCCCAGAACACCTCGCAGAGGTGACGCCGGAGCTAGTGAAGCGGCTCCTGCAGGACAAGTTGGAGGGACGAATGGACGAAGATGTCGGAAGCGTCGTCAGTGTCGTGAACGTCAACGACATCGGCGACGGTGCGGTTCTTCCGAACCGACCGGGCGTGTACTACGAGGCCGACTTCGACGCGGTCACGTACGACCCCCAGATGCAGGAAGTCGTGGACGGCGAAATCGTGGAGGTCGTCAACTTCGGTGCCTTCGTCGGCATCGGTCCGGTGGACGGACTGCTCCACGTCTCGCAGATATCGGACGAGTATCTCGCGTACGACGAAGAGGGCCAGATGCTCGCGTCCCGCG
Encoded proteins:
- a CDS encoding DNA-directed RNA polymerase; amino-acid sequence: MYKRVRLKDTVEVPPEHLAEVTPELVKRLLQDKLEGRMDEDVGSVVSVVNVNDIGDGAVLPNRPGVYYEADFDAVTYDPQMQEVVDGEIVEVVNFGAFVGIGPVDGLLHVSQISDEYLAYDEEGQMLASRESNRTLGVGDSVRARIVTKSIDERNPRESKIGLTAKQVGLGKHGWLKEEREKRQATTESE
- a CDS encoding XTP/dITP diphosphatase; protein product: MTIRFVTSNEGKVREAREYLDDDVEQVNYDYTEIQSDDLGEIAVAGAKEAFAETGGDDPVLVDDAGLFVDALGGFPGPYSSYVEDTVGVERVWNLVEMEENRRAQFRCAVAYYDGETAETFDGAVPGRIVAPRGEGGFGYDPIFEHEGETMAEMSTERKNAISHRGRALAKFADWLAED
- a CDS encoding DUF5811 family protein, translating into MNGNTPYAGVPGKTQAGKRANADVPDLSPEQKQSLRDSITDIATRTREFLPDEYVVGSKVADDGNGPQAQVSVQPPVGHPVSAGFKPSIDDFDGDNLETHEEAEVARGLAASAAMQVKQMMGDNITPTAR
- a CDS encoding twin-arginine translocation signal domain-containing protein — encoded protein: MTERTTTRRRFLQASAATVVTGALPATATAAETGWTVAETPSDTSDEPWQTAKTPTGNTLYDVEYTNDGAYAVGAGGVAIRRTPDGWRTVFDGGVTGNGNSLYGADVTDDGKQIWMVGSSGAVGAYDVETGTLYDHSKPVGSTNNFNDVSVTGPAGEANVYVAGDSGKVYYSFENGESQTWNYVTPGSGSGLSAIDFHDVKSGHVVDTNQKVFQTTDGVSYDDIGIADANVNFYGVDSDARDDVWVSGGGGMVFHWDGANWTPTDLGDAGLRDVEVTDDDRNGFTVGGGGKVFDLTDGKWAQDATPTGQNLKAVVRGSPNVAVGAGGTVVEN
- a CDS encoding PIN domain-containing protein: MVVTVAMDTSALMMPVESDVRLFDELDRLLGTFECVVPRAVCDELSKLAEGAGKEAVAASVGADLAAERCRTVEHEASYADDALVELAPEFDYVVTNDGPLKGRLLDADAPVIHIRGRNKLAISKP
- a CDS encoding helix-turn-helix domain-containing protein: MSGTTGPNADLDAEESTIRDCEDCVAPAEAFSVIANETRLSILEALWKASDRPVNFSELRREVGMRDSAQFNYHLKQLTDHFVVQTDDGYDFRQAGKKVVRAILAGSFNEHPEMGPFDVQGTCATCDGGLQAYYDDEMLAIECKECGKNHGCYPFPPGGLNDRTREEIMDAFNQRVRHLHCLAADGVCPECNGRMSTAITRDDEDFLGLEVRVDHECEQCHHQLYSAVGLSLLDQSDVVTFHREHGVDLCTTPYWDLAWCVSDEQTTILSEDPWQILVEIPLDDEMLSVTLDGDLNVLELERGCRSASSDGTQAISD
- a CDS encoding pyruvoyl-dependent arginine decarboxylase, with the protein product MSTIRVAWGTGTGPTEMSSYDAALADANLHNYNLVAVSSMIPADAEVEAVGTAPDLGPAGERLTVVQARATRAGPGHVSAALGWTASEEGPGLFYEAAGETDPEDVTERVRTGLAAGRELREWTFTGERVETASIDAEAGVYATAVVVAVYGESEPIC
- a CDS encoding cupin domain-containing protein; this translates as MDSLTTGRPLDEDGTPTEGPALELDPDGAAADLFADSPYPLASSPGTGMWMAPLRWPDDADESPAMLVWLSPDATEFPPHVHTADEEQFRAVEGELTVVEEGDPRRLEPGDEHTVRPGREHYFRNDTDDFVAFYVDLPWAKTLETQLTVAGLDHEGAFGSGGDYGEPSFLYGLVMTEYLRDGTRVAVGPPAVQRLLWATLGRVAKSLGHRPVEERYLRDEFWTETVEQPNL
- a CDS encoding translation initiation factor IF-2 subunit gamma, whose translation is MTGNYAQPEVNIGLVGHVDHGKTTLVQALSGEWTDQHSEEMKRGISIRLGYADATFRQCPGLDEPERYTVDETCPDGSESEPLRTVSFVDAPGHETLMATMLSGAAIMDGAVLVVSASEPVPQAQTEEHLMALDIIGIDNIVVAQNKIDLVDREQAQRNYEEIQEFVEGTVAEDAPVVPISAQQEVNIDLLMQAIEEEIPTPDRDPDADPRMHVARSFDINRPGTTWDGLMGGVLGGSLVEGRLTEGDDIELRPGREVEEGGETRWEPVETDVRSLQAGGETVDEVTPGGLLGVGTGLDPSLTKGDALAGQVAGTPGTLPPTWNKFTMEVDLLERLVGLDDQDIDDISTGEPLMLTIGTATTVGSVTSAREGECEVALKRPVCAPEGAQIAINRRIGARWRLIGVGTLTE